From a single Sphingobium lignivorans genomic region:
- a CDS encoding tautomerase family protein — protein sequence MPYVKIEVIEGISREQKAGLVADVTRSLVDRLGKRPEQVFVVIQEVSADDWGYAGALISERTTPRREDASAAVPSQ from the coding sequence ATGCCCTATGTGAAGATCGAAGTCATCGAAGGCATCAGCCGGGAGCAGAAAGCAGGGCTCGTCGCGGATGTGACGCGCTCGCTCGTCGACCGTCTCGGCAAGCGGCCCGAGCAGGTCTTCGTCGTCATTCAGGAAGTGTCGGCGGACGACTGGGGCTATGCCGGTGCGCTGATCTCCGAGCGGACGACACCGCGAAGGGAGGACGCCAGTGCTGCGGTTCCCTCCCAATGA
- the nusA gene encoding transcription termination factor NusA, with product MANVISANKAELIAIANSVASEKMIDKAIVIEAMEDAIQRSARARYGAENDIRAKLDPETGDLRLWRVVEVVEAVDDYFKQVDLKAAQKLQPGAVVGDFIVDPLPPVDLGRIDAQSAKQVIFQKVRDAERERQYNEFKDRAGEIITGVVKSVEFGHVVVNLGRAEGVIRRDQQIPREVVRVGDRVRALILSVRRENRGPQIFLSRAHPDFMKKLFAQEVPEIYDGIIEIKAAARDPGSRAKIGVISHDGSIDPVGACVGMKGSRVQAVVQEMQGEKIDIIPWSEDTATFVVNALQPATVSRVVIDEDEERIEVVVPDDQLSLAIGRRGQNVRLASQLTAKAIDIMTEADASEKRQREFIQRSEMFQNELDVDETLSQLLVAEGFTELEEVAYVGLDELASIEGFDDELAEELQSRAQEALERREAAAREERRALGVEDALAEIPHLTEAMLVTLGKAGIKTLDDLADLATDELVTKKRVDPRRRRDNNDDKGGVLAEYGLSEEQGNEIIMAARAHWFTDEEPAAEESADQTGGD from the coding sequence ATGGCCAACGTTATCTCCGCCAACAAGGCCGAACTGATCGCCATCGCCAATTCCGTGGCGAGCGAGAAGATGATCGACAAGGCGATCGTCATCGAGGCCATGGAGGACGCGATCCAGCGCTCGGCGCGGGCACGCTACGGCGCGGAGAACGACATCCGCGCCAAGCTCGATCCCGAGACCGGCGACCTGCGCCTGTGGCGCGTCGTCGAGGTGGTCGAGGCGGTGGACGACTATTTCAAGCAGGTCGATCTCAAGGCTGCGCAGAAGCTGCAGCCGGGCGCCGTGGTGGGTGACTTCATCGTCGATCCGCTTCCGCCGGTCGACCTCGGGCGCATCGACGCGCAGAGCGCCAAGCAGGTGATCTTCCAGAAGGTCCGCGATGCCGAGCGCGAGCGCCAGTATAACGAGTTCAAGGACCGCGCCGGCGAGATCATCACCGGCGTCGTCAAGTCCGTCGAGTTCGGCCATGTGGTGGTCAATCTCGGCCGTGCCGAGGGCGTCATCCGCCGCGACCAGCAGATCCCGCGCGAAGTCGTCCGCGTCGGCGATCGCGTGCGCGCGCTGATCCTCAGCGTCCGCCGCGAGAATCGCGGGCCGCAGATCTTCCTCAGCCGCGCGCATCCCGACTTCATGAAGAAGCTGTTCGCGCAGGAAGTGCCCGAAATCTACGACGGCATCATCGAGATCAAGGCCGCCGCCCGCGATCCGGGCTCGCGCGCCAAGATCGGCGTCATCAGCCATGACGGCTCCATCGATCCGGTCGGCGCCTGCGTCGGCATGAAGGGCAGCCGCGTGCAGGCCGTCGTGCAGGAAATGCAGGGCGAGAAGATCGACATCATCCCCTGGAGCGAGGACACGGCGACCTTCGTCGTCAATGCGCTGCAGCCCGCCACCGTCAGCCGCGTCGTCATCGACGAGGACGAGGAGCGGATCGAGGTCGTGGTGCCGGACGATCAGCTCAGCCTCGCCATCGGCCGTCGCGGCCAGAATGTCCGTCTCGCCAGCCAGCTCACCGCCAAGGCGATCGACATCATGACCGAGGCGGACGCGAGCGAGAAACGCCAGCGCGAGTTCATCCAGCGGTCCGAGATGTTCCAGAACGAGCTGGACGTGGACGAGACCCTGTCCCAGCTGCTGGTGGCCGAAGGCTTCACCGAGCTGGAGGAAGTCGCTTATGTCGGCCTCGACGAGCTGGCCTCGATCGAGGGCTTCGACGACGAGCTGGCCGAGGAGCTGCAGAGCCGCGCGCAGGAAGCGCTCGAGCGCCGCGAAGCCGCTGCCCGCGAGGAGCGCCGCGCGCTCGGCGTGGAGGATGCGCTGGCCGAGATCCCGCACCTCACCGAGGCCATGCTGGTGACGCTCGGCAAGGCCGGGATCAAGACGCTCGACGATCTCGCCGACCTGGCGACCGACGAGCTCGTGACAAAGAAGCGCGTCGATCCGCGCCGTCGTCGCGACAACAACGACGACAAGGGCGGCGTGCTCGCCGAATATGGCCTGTCCGAAGAGCAGGGCAACGAGATCATCATGGCCGCGCGCGCGCACTGGTTCACCGATGAAGAGCCCGCCGCCGAGGAAAGCGCCGATCAGACAGGGGGTGATTGA
- a CDS encoding DUF448 domain-containing protein, producing the protein MSERRCILSGDHAEPALLIRLAISPDGFVLPDVRARAPGRGAWIGVTRTQLEEAMAKGRLRGALARAFKGAALEIPADLPARIDDALRAELLARLGLEARASNLLTGFEKIDVAARRGQVRMLFHAADAGGDGARKLDQAWRVGEEREGELFAGERLPVDREALSMALGRHNVVHVAVTNATAADRIGGLLGRWQSYLGYANAAPDSGSADRAHMDHGPQSGVKTNDADGAAAPGRTDNEGLDCVDE; encoded by the coding sequence ATGAGCGAGCGGCGTTGCATTCTCTCGGGCGATCATGCCGAGCCCGCCCTGCTGATCCGGCTGGCGATCTCGCCGGACGGATTCGTGCTGCCGGACGTGCGCGCCCGTGCCCCCGGGCGCGGTGCGTGGATCGGCGTGACTCGCACGCAACTGGAAGAGGCCATGGCCAAGGGGCGGCTGCGCGGCGCGCTGGCCCGCGCCTTCAAGGGCGCGGCGCTGGAGATCCCGGCGGACCTGCCCGCACGGATCGACGATGCCCTGCGCGCGGAGCTTCTCGCGCGGCTGGGACTGGAGGCGCGGGCCTCCAACCTGTTGACCGGCTTCGAGAAGATCGACGTCGCGGCGCGACGCGGGCAGGTGCGGATGCTGTTCCATGCCGCCGATGCGGGCGGCGATGGCGCGCGCAAGCTGGACCAGGCCTGGCGTGTGGGCGAGGAGCGGGAAGGCGAGCTTTTCGCCGGAGAGCGCTTGCCGGTGGACCGCGAGGCCCTATCTATGGCATTGGGGCGTCACAATGTCGTACATGTCGCAGTGACGAACGCGACCGCAGCAGATCGTATCGGCGGCCTGCTCGGCCGCTGGCAAAGCTATCTGGGATACGCTAACGCGGCGCCGGACTCCGGTTCGGCTGACCGCGCTCATATGGATCATGGGCCGCAGAGCGGCGTGAAGACGAACGATGCGGACGGCGCCGCTGCGCCGGGCCGGACGGACAATGAAGGGTTAGATTGCGTCGATGAGTGA